The Bradyrhizobium sp. WBAH42 genome includes a window with the following:
- a CDS encoding pyrimidine 5'-nucleotidase: MSPPRSFSHVDTWVFDLDNTLYPHHVNLWQQVDARIGEFVCNWLNVGPEQARAIQKDYYRRFGTTMRGMMTLHGVRADDYLAYVHKIDHSPLEPNPALGTAIAKLPGRKLILTNGSVDHVDAVLARLGFAGHFDGVFDIIAAEFEPKPAEQTYRKFLRDHAVDPTRAAMFEDLARNLTVPYRLGMTTVLVVPDGTKEVVREDWELEGRDAAHVDHVTDDLAGFLAGLSPQ; this comes from the coding sequence ATGAGCCCACCCCGCAGCTTCAGCCATGTCGACACCTGGGTGTTCGACCTCGACAACACGCTCTATCCGCATCACGTCAATCTGTGGCAGCAGGTCGATGCGCGGATCGGGGAGTTCGTCTGCAATTGGCTGAATGTCGGGCCGGAGCAAGCGCGGGCGATCCAGAAAGACTATTACCGGCGCTTCGGCACCACGATGCGCGGCATGATGACTCTGCATGGCGTTCGCGCCGACGACTATCTCGCCTATGTCCACAAGATCGACCACTCGCCGCTGGAGCCGAACCCCGCGCTCGGTACGGCCATCGCAAAGCTGCCGGGGCGAAAACTGATCCTGACCAACGGATCGGTCGACCATGTCGATGCCGTGCTGGCGCGGCTCGGCTTCGCCGGCCATTTCGACGGCGTGTTCGACATCATCGCCGCCGAGTTCGAGCCGAAACCGGCGGAGCAGACCTACCGCAAGTTCCTGAGGGATCATGCGGTCGATCCGACCCGCGCCGCCATGTTCGAGGATCTCGCCCGCAACCTCACCGTCCCCTACCGGCTCGGCATGACCACCGTGCTGGTCGTCCCTGACGGGACCAAGGAGGTGGTGCGCGAGGATTGGGAGCTGGAAGGCCGCGACGCCGCCCATGTCGACCACGTCACGGATGATCTGGCGGGGTTTTTGGCGGGGTTGTCACCACAATAA
- the lgt gene encoding prolipoprotein diacylglyceryl transferase, translating into MPFLLIDFPAFKPIAIEIGPFAIRWYALAYICGIVFGWLYARSLLKKEHLWGGPAPMSLVQIDDFILWVTLGIILGGRTGYVLFYNLPFFIDHPAAIFKLWEGGMSFHGGFLGCVVAVMWFAYRGGISILSLGDITTAVAPVGLLLGRIANFINGELWGRATDPSLPWAMIFPNDPTQLPRHPSQLYEAGMEGILLFTVLAIMIRFGALKRPGMILGSFILIYGLTRIAGEHFREPDAQLGFLWGGLTMGMLLSIPMLIVGAILIVWAVRRGAPTPVQAIR; encoded by the coding sequence ATGCCGTTTCTGCTGATCGACTTTCCCGCCTTCAAGCCGATCGCGATCGAGATCGGCCCGTTCGCGATCCGCTGGTATGCCCTCGCCTATATCTGCGGCATCGTGTTCGGCTGGCTCTATGCGCGCTCGCTGCTGAAGAAGGAGCACCTGTGGGGCGGACCGGCGCCGATGTCGCTGGTGCAGATCGACGACTTCATCCTGTGGGTCACGCTCGGCATCATCCTCGGCGGCCGCACCGGCTACGTGCTGTTCTACAACCTGCCCTTCTTCATCGATCATCCCGCCGCGATCTTCAAATTGTGGGAGGGCGGGATGTCGTTCCACGGCGGCTTCCTCGGCTGCGTCGTCGCGGTGATGTGGTTCGCCTATCGGGGCGGCATCTCGATCCTGTCGCTCGGCGACATCACCACCGCGGTCGCCCCGGTCGGGCTCTTGCTCGGACGCATCGCCAATTTCATCAACGGCGAATTGTGGGGCCGCGCCACGGACCCGAGCCTGCCCTGGGCGATGATCTTCCCCAACGATCCGACACAGCTGCCGCGCCATCCGAGCCAGCTCTACGAAGCGGGCATGGAGGGCATCCTGCTGTTCACCGTGCTCGCGATCATGATCCGCTTCGGCGCCTTGAAGCGCCCCGGCATGATCCTCGGCAGCTTCATCCTGATCTACGGCCTGACCCGCATCGCCGGCGAGCATTTCCGCGAGCCGGACGCGCAGCTCGGTTTTCTCTGGGGCGGATTAACCATGGGCATGCTGTTGTCGATCCCGATGCTTATCGTCGGCGCCATACTTATTGTATGGGCTGTTAGGCGCGGTGCGCCGACGCCCGTCCAGGCCATTCGTTAA
- a CDS encoding class I SAM-dependent methyltransferase, with translation MTDQPLLNEIKALIKSSGPMPVWRYMELCLMHPRYGYYVSRDPLGREGDFTTAPEVSQMFGELLGLWTASVWKQMGSPQFLRLIELGPGRGTMMADALRALRVLPPLYQALHIHMVEVNPVLRDRQSATLANVRNIAWHDSIDEVPEGPSIILANEYFDVLPIHQMVRLENGWHERVIEIDPNGKLQFGAAPEPTPRFDVLLPPLVRAAPIGAVFEWRPDGEIMKLATRVRDQDGAALIIDYGHLRSDAGDTFQAIARHTFADPLKAPGQADVTAHVDFQALARAAEDVGARVHGPVTQGDFLKRIGIDTRAAALMQKAAPDVATDISVALKRLTDTGRGGMGSMFKVLGISEPRLTGLAGLSDLEQAGEAS, from the coding sequence GTGACCGACCAGCCGCTCCTCAACGAGATCAAGGCGCTGATCAAATCCTCTGGACCGATGCCGGTCTGGCGGTACATGGAACTGTGCCTGATGCATCCGCGCTACGGCTATTACGTCTCGCGCGATCCGCTCGGGCGCGAGGGCGATTTCACCACGGCGCCCGAAGTCAGCCAGATGTTCGGCGAGCTGTTGGGGTTGTGGACCGCCTCGGTGTGGAAGCAGATGGGCTCGCCGCAATTCTTGCGGCTGATCGAGCTCGGCCCCGGCCGCGGCACCATGATGGCGGATGCGCTGCGCGCTCTCCGCGTGCTGCCGCCGCTCTACCAGGCGCTCCACATCCACATGGTCGAGGTCAATCCCGTGTTGCGCGACCGGCAGAGCGCGACGCTCGCCAACGTGCGCAACATCGCCTGGCACGACAGCATCGACGAGGTGCCGGAAGGACCGAGCATCATCCTCGCCAACGAATATTTCGACGTGCTGCCGATTCACCAGATGGTCCGGCTCGAGAACGGCTGGCACGAGCGCGTGATCGAGATCGATCCCAACGGCAAGCTTCAGTTCGGCGCGGCGCCGGAGCCGACGCCCCGCTTCGACGTGCTGCTGCCGCCCCTGGTGCGCGCCGCCCCCATCGGTGCCGTGTTCGAGTGGCGCCCCGACGGCGAGATCATGAAGCTCGCCACGCGCGTGCGCGATCAGGACGGCGCGGCGCTGATCATCGATTACGGCCATCTGCGCAGCGACGCCGGCGATACCTTCCAGGCCATCGCACGCCACACCTTCGCCGATCCCTTGAAGGCGCCGGGCCAGGCCGACGTCACCGCCCATGTCGATTTCCAGGCGCTGGCTCGCGCGGCCGAGGATGTCGGCGCGCGCGTGCATGGGCCGGTGACGCAAGGTGACTTCCTCAAGCGGATCGGCATCGACACCCGCGCCGCCGCCCTGATGCAGAAAGCTGCGCCCGACGTCGCCACCGACATTTCAGTGGCGCTCAAGCGCCTGACCGATACCGGGCGTGGCGGCATGGGCTCGATGTTCAAGGTGCTCGGCATCTCCGAGCCGCGGCTGACGGGCCTTGCCGGCCTCAGCGATCTCGAACAGGCAGGAGAGGCCTCATGA
- the dapD gene encoding 2,3,4,5-tetrahydropyridine-2,6-dicarboxylate N-succinyltransferase: MSLVALESTINSAFEARDGISTSTKGEVREAVDQALETLDKGEARVAERGTDGKWKVNQWLKKAVLLSFRLNDMDVIGGGPGKASWWDKVPSKFEGWGPNRFRDAGFRAVPGAVVRRSAFIAKNVVLMPSFVNLGAYVDESTMVDTWATVGSCAQIGKRVHISGGAGIGGVLEPLQAEPVIIEDDCFIGARSEVAEGVIVRKGAVLAMGVFLGASTKIVDRETGEVFMGEVPEYSVVVPGALPGKPMKNGQIGPSTACAVIVKRVDERTRSKTSINELLRD; the protein is encoded by the coding sequence ATGTCCCTTGTAGCCCTCGAATCCACCATCAACAGCGCCTTCGAGGCGCGTGACGGCATCTCGACCTCGACCAAGGGCGAGGTGCGCGAAGCCGTGGACCAGGCGCTGGAGACCCTGGACAAGGGCGAGGCGCGTGTCGCCGAGCGCGGCACTGACGGCAAGTGGAAGGTCAATCAATGGTTGAAGAAGGCCGTGCTGCTGTCGTTCCGCCTCAACGACATGGACGTCATTGGCGGCGGCCCCGGCAAGGCAAGCTGGTGGGACAAGGTGCCCTCGAAGTTCGAAGGCTGGGGCCCGAACCGCTTTCGCGATGCCGGTTTTCGCGCGGTGCCGGGCGCGGTGGTGCGCCGCTCGGCCTTCATCGCCAAGAACGTCGTCTTGATGCCGTCCTTCGTCAATCTCGGCGCCTATGTCGATGAGAGCACGATGGTCGACACCTGGGCCACTGTCGGCTCCTGCGCCCAGATCGGCAAGCGCGTGCACATCTCCGGCGGCGCCGGGATCGGCGGCGTGCTCGAGCCGCTGCAGGCCGAGCCCGTCATCATCGAGGACGATTGCTTCATCGGCGCGCGCTCGGAGGTCGCCGAAGGCGTGATCGTGCGCAAGGGCGCGGTGCTGGCGATGGGTGTGTTCCTGGGTGCCTCGACCAAGATCGTCGACCGCGAGACCGGCGAGGTCTTCATGGGCGAAGTGCCCGAGTACTCCGTGGTGGTGCCCGGCGCATTGCCCGGCAAGCCGATGAAGAACGGCCAGATCGGCCCGAGCACCGCCTGCGCCGTCATCGTCAAGCGCGTCGACGAGCGCACGCGCTCCAAGACCAGCATCAACGAGTTGCTGCGGGATTGA
- a CDS encoding accessory factor UbiK family protein, protein MTQTSNRFFDEIGRLMNDAAGAAQGVKREFDTVMRSQAEKFLRDMDLVKREEFEAVKDMARLAREENEALKARIAALEAKLGGTPT, encoded by the coding sequence ATGACCCAGACCAGCAACCGGTTTTTCGACGAGATCGGCCGCCTGATGAACGACGCCGCCGGTGCTGCCCAGGGCGTCAAGCGCGAGTTCGATACGGTGATGCGCAGCCAGGCCGAAAAATTCCTGCGCGACATGGACCTCGTCAAGCGCGAGGAGTTCGAGGCGGTCAAGGACATGGCGCGCCTGGCGCGCGAGGAGAACGAAGCCCTGAAGGCGCGGATCGCGGCGCTGGAGGCAAAGCTGGGCGGTACCCCGACGTAA